One window from the genome of Glycine soja cultivar W05 chromosome 12, ASM419377v2, whole genome shotgun sequence encodes:
- the LOC114379663 gene encoding zinc finger BED domain-containing protein RICESLEEPER 3-like yields MIQQMAKNMMIKFDKYWGVIHNVMGVATVLDPRYKMELLEYYYEKLYEHDSFTQVRGIQQLCYDLVSDYQMKMNKGSFGSNVGDVTGSEVVGDALSEYDRFIIRKKRARSSYVKSELDHYLEEDVLPRAVDFDILMWWKFNGVKYPTLQAIAKDILAIPVSTVASESAFSTGGQVLSPHRSRLQWTTLEALMCARSWLWSAENTGSTSYKVVAECANVMNEMVSDDEGEMMGAASVTNLEE; encoded by the exons ATGATTCAACAAATGGCAAAAAAtatgatgatcaaatttgataaatattgggGTGTGATTCATAATGTGATGGGAGTTGCCACTGTTTTAGATCCTAGGTACAAGATGGAGTTGCTTgagtattattatgaaaaattgtatGAGCATGACTCTTTTACTCAAGTGAGGGGCATTCAACAATTGTGTTATGACTTAGTTTCTGATTACCAAATGAAAATGAACAAAGGCTCTTTTGGTAGTAATGTTGGTGATGTTACTGGTAGTGAAGTTGTTGGTGATGCATTATCTGAGTATGATAgatttataataagaaaaaaaagggctAGAAGTTCTTATGTTAAATCAGAGTTAGACCACTATTTAGAAGAAGATGTTTTACCAAGAGCTGTTGACTTTGATATTTTGATGTGGTGGAAGTTTAATGGTGTCAAGTATCCAACACTTCAAGCAATTGCTAAGGATATATTAGCTATTCCAGTATCTACCGTAGCTTCAGAATCTGCATTTAGCACTGGTGGTCAAGTATTAAGCCCACATCGTAGTAGACTTCAATGGACTACTTTAGAGGCTTTAATGTGCGCTAGAAGTTGGTTGTGGAGTGCTGAAAATACGG GTTCTACGAGCTATAAAGTTGTTGCTGAATGTGCTAATGTAATGAATGAAATGGTTTCAGATGATGAAG GTGAAATGATGGGTGCTGCTAGTGTCACTAATTTGGAGGAATGA